One segment of Pristis pectinata isolate sPriPec2 chromosome 3, sPriPec2.1.pri, whole genome shotgun sequence DNA contains the following:
- the c3h1orf52 gene encoding UPF0690 protein C1orf52 homolog, with the protein MAEGPSDPLSYFAAYGSSESESEPESEPLTAPPEPRAAAGTRPRPAGPRPALPAPDELFGSVSRPSFLTDPRKGRIDWDRRLVRAPEEPPKEFKVWKTNAVPPPETYTVEERKAPSGVDMAVKWSSMYQDNGDDAPQRTSALPPEAAEVVESDEENAEEPSNKKRKIETFQQKEKRKRNEGQANREKSFVEEEKRILRQEFCFKE; encoded by the exons ATGGCGGAGGGGCCGAGTGACCCCCTGTCCTACTTCGCCGCCTACGGGAGCTCGGAGTCGGAGTCGGAGCCGGAGTCGGAGCCGCTGACGGCCCCGCCGGAGCCCCGGGCTGCCGCCGGGACCAGGCCCAGGCCTGCGGGCCCGCGCCCCGCTCTCCCCGCCCCGGACGAGCTGTTCGGCAGCGTGTCCCGGCCCAGCTTCCTGACCGACCCGCGGAAGGGCCGCATCGACTGGGATCGGCGGCTGGTGCGGGCCCCGGAGGAG CCACCAAAAGAGTTCAAGGTCTGGAAGACAAATGCCGTCCCTCCGCCAGAAACCTACACGGTGGAGGAGAGAAAGGCACCGTCGGGGGTGGACATGGCGGTGAAGTGGTCGAGCATGTACCAGGACAACGGTGACGATGCTCCTCAGCGCACGTCAGCCTTACCTCCTGAAGCGGCAGAAGTCGTTGAATCAG ATGAAGAGAATGCCGAGGAACCTTCCAACAAAAAACGTAAGATTGAGACTTTCCAGCAGAAGGAGAAGAGGAAACGGAATGAGGGGCAGGCCAACAGAGAGAAGAGTTTCGTTGAAGAAGAAAAACGAATCCTCAGGCAGGAGTTTTGCTTCAAAGAATGA